A stretch of the Haloplanus aerogenes genome encodes the following:
- a CDS encoding TRAM domain-containing protein, which produces MVNRPVTPGETHVLAIEELGSEGDGVGYVDDFAVLVDGASLGETVQVEITDVGDNYARGDMVDAEFGFD; this is translated from the coding sequence ATGGTTAACCGACCGGTCACGCCCGGCGAGACGCACGTCCTCGCCATCGAAGAACTCGGGTCCGAGGGAGACGGTGTCGGATACGTCGACGATTTTGCCGTCCTCGTCGACGGCGCGTCGCTCGGTGAGACGGTGCAGGTCGAGATAACCGACGTGGGCGACAACTACGCCCGCGGCGACATGGTCGACGCGGAGTTCGGGTTCGACTGA
- a CDS encoding universal stress protein: MGAYERILVPTDGSDGVEQAIEHAIEVAAINDAEVHGIYVLSTDAYAGLAMESSWESVDRLLREDAEKAVARVRDIAETVDSTVSVETAVVEGKPSREIVRYAEEVDCDLVVMGTHGRGGIDRLLLGSVAESVIRASSIPVTTVPVGSE, from the coding sequence ATGGGCGCGTACGAACGGATTCTCGTTCCGACCGACGGTTCCGACGGCGTGGAGCAGGCGATCGAGCACGCTATCGAGGTGGCCGCGATCAACGACGCCGAAGTCCACGGAATCTACGTCCTGAGTACGGACGCGTACGCGGGGCTGGCGATGGAGTCGTCGTGGGAGAGCGTCGACCGCTTGCTCCGGGAAGACGCCGAGAAGGCCGTCGCGCGCGTCCGCGATATCGCCGAGACGGTGGATTCGACCGTCAGCGTGGAGACGGCGGTGGTGGAAGGCAAGCCGAGCCGAGAGATCGTTCGCTACGCCGAGGAAGTGGACTGTGACCTCGTCGTGATGGGCACCCACGGCCGCGGCGGGATCGACCGCCTGTTGCTCGGGAGCGTCGCCGAGTCGGTCATCCGGGCGTCGTCGATACCGGTGACGACGGTCCCGGTCGGCAGCGAGTGA
- a CDS encoding DJ-1/PfpI family protein, whose product MPTTIDILVYDGFDELDAVGPFEAFEMAADAGASLDTSLVTLSAQERVTAAHGLRIDPDGTLSVDDPPDVVVVPGGGWNDRRPEGAWAEAEKGAIPDALARLHDAGTTLAAVCTGGMLLSRAGVLSGRPAVTHGGALDDLRATDADVVDARVVDDGDVLTAGGITSGLDLALHLIERLADAETAESVATDLEYTPQRDRWVS is encoded by the coding sequence ATGCCGACGACTATCGACATCCTCGTCTACGACGGCTTCGACGAACTGGACGCAGTCGGTCCCTTCGAGGCGTTCGAGATGGCGGCCGACGCGGGCGCCTCCCTCGACACGTCGCTCGTGACGCTCTCGGCGCAGGAGCGCGTGACCGCCGCCCACGGCCTCCGGATCGACCCGGACGGCACGCTGTCGGTCGACGACCCGCCGGACGTGGTCGTCGTCCCCGGCGGTGGGTGGAACGACCGCCGGCCCGAGGGGGCGTGGGCGGAGGCCGAGAAAGGAGCGATTCCCGACGCCCTCGCCCGCCTCCACGACGCGGGGACGACGCTCGCGGCGGTGTGTACGGGCGGGATGCTCCTCTCGCGCGCTGGCGTGCTTTCCGGTCGGCCTGCGGTCACCCACGGCGGCGCGCTCGACGACCTGCGCGCCACCGACGCCGACGTGGTCGACGCGCGCGTCGTCGACGACGGCGACGTACTGACCGCTGGCGGCATCACGTCGGGGCTGGACCTCGCGCTCCACCTGATCGAGCGGCTCGCCGACGCCGAGACGGCCGAGTCGGTGGCGACGGATCTAGAGTACACCCCACAACGCGATCGGTGGGTGTCGTAG
- a CDS encoding acetyl-CoA carboxylase biotin carboxylase subunit produces the protein MFRKVLVANRGEIAVRVMRACEELGVRTVAIYSEADKHAGHVRYADEAYNVGPARAADSYLDQDAVLEAARKADADAIHPGYGFMAENADFAARVEDSECTWIGPPSDAMERLGEKTKARKVMQGADVPVVPGTTDPVEDPAEVEAFGEENGYPIAIKAEGGGGGRGMKIVESPDEIEDQLAAAKREGEAYFDNDSVYLERFLEAPRHIEVQIIADHHGNVRHLGERDCSLQRRHQKVIEEGPSPALSDDLRERIGDAARRGVGETDYTNAGTVEFLVEDGEFYFLEVNTRIQVEHPVTEEITGIDIVKEQIKVAAGNEIGFAQDEVEIEGHAMEFRINAENAARDFAPATGRLSTYDPPGGIGVRVDDAVRQGDDIGGDYDSMIAKLIVRASDRDECLARAERALREFDIEGFHTVIPFHRLMVTDERFTEGTHTTNYLDEELDHERIERAVERWGPEETDADDGDEEVTEREFTVEVNGKRFEVNLEERGAPAIPTGGTKSSGGGGMQRPDAATNDDGGGTVAAGDGERIKAEMQGTILSVDVEPGDEVAPGDVVLVLEAMKMENDIVAESGGTVSEVLVSEGESVDMGDPLIVLE, from the coding sequence ATGTTCAGGAAGGTTCTCGTCGCCAACCGGGGCGAGATCGCGGTGCGTGTCATGCGGGCCTGCGAGGAACTGGGCGTTCGGACCGTCGCCATCTACAGCGAGGCCGACAAGCACGCGGGTCACGTCCGTTACGCCGACGAAGCGTACAACGTCGGTCCGGCGCGGGCCGCGGATTCCTATCTCGATCAGGACGCCGTGCTGGAGGCGGCCCGCAAGGCCGACGCGGACGCGATCCATCCCGGCTACGGGTTCATGGCGGAGAACGCCGACTTCGCCGCCCGCGTCGAGGATAGCGAATGCACGTGGATCGGGCCGCCATCCGACGCGATGGAGCGGCTGGGCGAGAAGACGAAAGCGCGCAAGGTGATGCAGGGTGCCGACGTGCCGGTCGTGCCGGGGACGACCGATCCCGTCGAGGACCCGGCGGAGGTCGAGGCGTTCGGCGAGGAGAACGGCTACCCGATCGCCATCAAGGCCGAAGGTGGCGGCGGCGGGCGCGGCATGAAGATCGTCGAGAGTCCCGACGAGATCGAAGACCAACTCGCCGCGGCCAAACGCGAGGGCGAGGCGTACTTCGACAACGACTCCGTCTACCTCGAACGATTCCTCGAAGCCCCGCGACACATCGAGGTGCAGATTATCGCCGACCACCACGGCAACGTCCGCCACCTCGGCGAGCGCGACTGCTCGCTCCAGCGCCGCCACCAGAAGGTGATCGAGGAGGGACCGAGTCCGGCGCTCTCCGACGACCTGCGCGAACGCATCGGCGACGCTGCCCGCCGCGGCGTGGGCGAGACCGACTACACCAACGCCGGCACCGTCGAGTTCCTCGTCGAGGACGGCGAGTTCTACTTCCTCGAAGTCAACACGCGCATCCAGGTCGAACACCCCGTCACCGAGGAGATCACGGGCATCGACATCGTGAAAGAACAGATCAAGGTGGCCGCGGGCAACGAGATCGGCTTTGCACAGGACGAGGTGGAGATCGAGGGACACGCGATGGAGTTCCGGATCAACGCCGAGAACGCGGCCCGCGATTTCGCCCCCGCGACCGGCCGCCTCTCGACGTACGATCCGCCCGGCGGGATCGGCGTCCGCGTCGACGACGCGGTGCGACAGGGCGACGACATCGGCGGCGACTACGACTCGATGATCGCCAAACTGATCGTCCGCGCGAGCGACCGCGACGAGTGTCTCGCCCGCGCCGAACGCGCCCTCCGCGAGTTCGACATCGAGGGGTTCCACACCGTCATCCCCTTCCACCGACTGATGGTGACGGACGAGCGGTTCACCGAGGGCACCCACACCACGAACTACCTCGACGAGGAACTCGACCACGAGCGCATCGAACGCGCCGTCGAGCGCTGGGGGCCGGAGGAGACGGACGCCGACGACGGGGACGAGGAGGTGACCGAACGCGAGTTCACCGTCGAGGTCAACGGCAAGCGCTTCGAGGTGAATCTGGAAGAACGCGGCGCCCCCGCTATCCCGACCGGCGGCACGAAGTCGAGCGGCGGGGGCGGTATGCAACGCCCCGATGCCGCCACGAACGACGACGGCGGCGGGACGGTCGCCGCCGGCGACGGCGAGCGGATCAAGGCCGAGATGCAGGGGACCATCCTCTCGGTCGACGTGGAACCCGGCGACGAGGTGGCGCCCGGCGACGTGGTCCTCGTCCTCGAAGCCATGAAGATGGAGAACGACATCGTCGCCGAGAGCGGCGGGACGGTCAGCGAGGTGCTCGTGAGCGAGGGCGAGAGCGTCGACATGGGTGACCCGCTGATCGTGCTGGAATGA
- a CDS encoding biotin--[acetyl-CoA-carboxylase] ligase, giving the protein MSDTRRSLLRTLADADGPVSGPTLADELGVSRAAVWKHVEALRDEGFVVESDADGYTVRSVPDYGGDAIAFGLDAPYAVEYHDSLPSTNDRARELAVAGEAEVLVVAGEQTGGRGRLDRPWSSPPGGVYASLLCRPDRPPAHAPVFTLAAAVAVTRACREAGVEAVIKWPNDVLVAGSEGKLAGILTEMEGEADRISWLIVGVGANVDVSAADLPEKGASIRTAGGDADRRRFCQRVVEAFHDLRADPDSILPAWRDYAVTLGREVRVDTPGGVVEGEAVDVTFPGALVVRTADGERTVHAGDCEHLRPA; this is encoded by the coding sequence ATGAGCGACACGCGCCGCTCGCTCCTCCGGACGCTCGCGGACGCCGACGGACCGGTGTCCGGACCGACGCTCGCCGACGAACTCGGGGTCTCGCGCGCGGCCGTCTGGAAACACGTCGAGGCGCTCCGCGACGAGGGATTCGTCGTCGAGAGCGACGCCGACGGCTACACCGTCCGTTCCGTCCCCGACTACGGCGGCGACGCCATCGCGTTCGGCCTCGACGCTCCCTACGCCGTCGAGTACCACGACAGCCTCCCGAGCACGAACGATCGGGCGCGGGAACTGGCGGTCGCGGGCGAGGCGGAGGTCCTCGTCGTCGCCGGCGAGCAGACGGGTGGCCGCGGCCGTCTCGACCGGCCGTGGTCGTCGCCGCCCGGCGGCGTCTACGCCAGTCTCTTGTGTCGCCCGGACCGTCCCCCGGCCCACGCGCCCGTCTTCACGCTCGCGGCCGCCGTCGCCGTCACGCGCGCCTGCCGCGAGGCGGGCGTCGAGGCCGTCATCAAGTGGCCCAACGACGTGCTCGTGGCGGGGTCGGAGGGGAAACTCGCGGGCATCCTGACCGAGATGGAGGGGGAGGCCGACCGTATCTCGTGGCTGATCGTCGGCGTCGGTGCGAACGTCGACGTGAGCGCGGCCGACCTGCCCGAGAAAGGGGCGAGTATCCGGACGGCAGGCGGCGACGCCGACCGTCGTCGCTTCTGCCAGCGGGTCGTCGAAGCGTTTCACGACCTCCGGGCCGACCCCGACTCGATTCTGCCGGCGTGGCGCGACTACGCCGTCACCCTCGGTCGCGAGGTGCGGGTCGACACGCCCGGCGGCGTCGTCGAGGGCGAGGCGGTCGACGTGACGTTCCCCGGCGCCCTCGTCGTCCGGACGGCCGACGGCGAACGGACCGTCCACGCCGGCGACTGCGAGCACCTCCGGCCGGCGTGA
- a CDS encoding MBL fold metallo-hydrolase — MTDIENLAAGVQAFTSNVFLVTGERTALVDTGANFDVVGAAESRVDDLDTVVLTHTHRDHVGNVDAVRSTFDVETVGYDPSHPAVDTELGETVQVGDHDFTVLHTPGHKDDHVCLYAPAAKVCFAGDLVFADGAFGRTDLEEGDRETLIRSIDALLDLVDPDLVALHTGHGPSVTDGAYETIERAGQAARRF, encoded by the coding sequence ATGACCGACATCGAGAACCTCGCCGCCGGCGTGCAGGCGTTCACCAGCAACGTCTTCCTCGTGACCGGCGAGCGGACTGCACTCGTCGACACCGGCGCCAACTTCGACGTGGTCGGAGCGGCGGAGTCCCGGGTCGACGACCTCGACACCGTCGTCCTCACGCACACCCACCGCGACCACGTCGGCAACGTCGACGCCGTCCGATCCACCTTCGACGTCGAGACGGTCGGCTACGATCCCAGCCACCCCGCCGTCGACACCGAACTCGGCGAGACGGTCCAGGTGGGCGATCACGACTTCACCGTCCTCCACACGCCGGGACACAAGGACGACCACGTTTGCCTCTACGCGCCGGCCGCGAAGGTGTGTTTCGCGGGCGATCTGGTGTTCGCCGACGGCGCCTTCGGACGGACTGATCTCGAAGAAGGGGATCGGGAGACGCTGATCCGGAGCATCGACGCCCTCCTCGACCTCGTCGACCCGGACCTCGTCGCACTCCACACCGGTCACGGACCGAGCGTGACCGACGGCGCGTACGAAACCATCGAGCGCGCGGGGCAGGCGGCGCGACGATTTTAG
- a CDS encoding DUF5827 family protein has protein sequence MPRPKESFDGIYPCDFYTPEELLDPDQMYTIYEIARLLQGLEPDADIDEGTEAVLVDWAVPWVMKNADDLVIGEPPTDDDPGYYGLKDD, from the coding sequence ATGCCCCGACCCAAAGAGTCGTTCGACGGCATCTACCCCTGCGATTTCTACACGCCCGAGGAGTTGCTCGACCCCGACCAGATGTACACCATCTACGAGATTGCGCGCCTGCTCCAGGGCCTAGAGCCCGACGCCGACATCGACGAGGGCACCGAGGCCGTCCTCGTCGACTGGGCGGTGCCGTGGGTGATGAAAAACGCCGACGACCTCGTGATCGGCGAACCGCCGACGGACGACGATCCCGGGTACTACGGCCTGAAAGACGACTAA
- a CDS encoding MFS transporter, producing MRGWHGVGLVAGWQTVASLCFYAIFAATAFLRSDFGLSRTLVGVTITVTMLGYTLLLFVMGAAVDGYGERRVMVGGLLGLAVGAAGVAIAPSYPLLLLALLVLGGAYATAMPATNRAVLAVAPPGRRNLTMSIKQVGVTVGSGLGAILVTWMAATRVGWRGGFFVATAVGVGVALAFGYWYRGDGGTGSMGLPDVRGLLARPDYRLLVAAGFFYGAAILTTTAYVVLYLTESVGAAAGVAGTVLALVQLTGSAGRIGGGALVDRLPLDDARASALVLVGQSALGVACLVAVTAVDTPLVAAVGFAVLGLFVFGIPATYYACMTALVPSDRVGEATAGGQLTINAGGLIAPPTFGYLVDTAGYTTGWLALAAGVGVAALLLGRLALLTR from the coding sequence ATGCGTGGCTGGCACGGCGTGGGACTGGTCGCTGGCTGGCAGACCGTCGCCAGCCTCTGTTTCTACGCCATCTTCGCCGCGACGGCGTTTCTCCGCTCGGATTTCGGCCTCTCGCGCACCCTCGTCGGCGTCACCATCACCGTCACGATGCTCGGCTATACGCTCCTGCTGTTCGTGATGGGGGCGGCCGTCGACGGCTACGGCGAGCGACGGGTGATGGTCGGCGGTCTCCTCGGTCTCGCCGTCGGCGCCGCCGGCGTCGCTATCGCGCCCTCCTATCCCTTGCTCCTCCTCGCCCTCCTCGTGCTCGGAGGCGCGTACGCGACGGCTATGCCTGCCACCAACCGGGCCGTCCTCGCCGTCGCGCCGCCCGGCCGGCGCAACCTCACCATGAGCATCAAACAGGTCGGCGTGACCGTCGGGAGTGGGCTGGGCGCCATCCTCGTCACGTGGATGGCCGCCACGCGCGTCGGGTGGCGCGGGGGATTTTTCGTCGCCACTGCCGTCGGCGTCGGCGTCGCCCTCGCTTTCGGCTACTGGTACCGCGGCGACGGCGGCACCGGCTCGATGGGCCTGCCCGACGTGCGGGGACTGCTCGCCCGTCCCGACTACCGACTGCTCGTCGCCGCCGGCTTCTTCTACGGCGCCGCCATCCTGACCACGACGGCCTACGTCGTCCTCTATCTCACCGAATCCGTCGGCGCGGCGGCCGGCGTCGCGGGGACCGTCCTCGCGCTCGTGCAACTCACGGGGAGCGCCGGCCGTATCGGCGGCGGCGCCCTCGTCGACCGCCTGCCGCTCGACGACGCGCGGGCGAGCGCGCTCGTCCTCGTCGGGCAGTCGGCGCTCGGCGTCGCCTGTCTCGTGGCCGTCACTGCCGTCGACACGCCGCTCGTCGCCGCCGTCGGCTTCGCCGTCCTCGGCCTGTTCGTCTTCGGGATTCCCGCCACCTACTACGCCTGCATGACGGCGCTGGTACCCTCGGATCGCGTGGGCGAAGCGACCGCCGGCGGGCAACTCACCATCAACGCCGGCGGCCTCATCGCGCCGCCGACGTTCGGCTACCTCGTCGACACCGCGGGCTACACGACCGGGTGGCTGGCGCTCGCGGCGGGTGTCGGCGTCGCGGCGCTGTTGCTGGGCCGACTGGCGTTGCTGACGCGGTGA
- a CDS encoding nitrous oxide reductase accessory protein NosL, protein MTRTSLTRRRLVVAAGTLTAALAGCAGGTDDAAEPTSTATPTEQSVALTDPAPIPEDASCAVCNMMPAKFPDYNAQLTVEVGDRAFFCSSGCLAAYYVDPGNFEPSHEGATFAGLWVHDHETKELIDARSAWFVRETNAERVDDPMQRNPLPFAAESDAQAYVAEYDDLSESDILRLTDFDMDLATFYRGRFFE, encoded by the coding sequence GTGACACGAACATCGCTCACCCGACGGCGCCTCGTCGTCGCCGCGGGCACGCTGACGGCCGCGCTCGCCGGCTGTGCCGGTGGGACGGACGACGCGGCCGAGCCGACGTCCACGGCGACCCCGACCGAACAGTCGGTCGCTCTCACCGATCCCGCGCCCATCCCCGAGGACGCGTCGTGTGCCGTCTGTAATATGATGCCGGCGAAGTTCCCGGACTACAACGCCCAGTTGACCGTCGAGGTGGGCGACCGCGCGTTCTTCTGCTCGTCGGGCTGTCTGGCCGCCTACTACGTCGACCCCGGCAACTTCGAGCCGTCTCACGAGGGCGCGACGTTCGCGGGGCTCTGGGTCCACGACCACGAGACGAAAGAACTGATCGACGCGCGGTCGGCGTGGTTCGTCCGCGAGACGAACGCCGAACGGGTGGACGACCCGATGCAGCGCAACCCGTTACCGTTCGCGGCCGAGAGCGACGCGCAGGCGTACGTCGCCGAGTACGACGACCTCTCCGAGTCGGATATCCTCCGCCTGACCGACTTCGACATGGATCTGGCGACGTTCTACCGTGGCCGCTTCTTCGAGTAG
- a CDS encoding HD domain-containing protein, translated as MATIKDSVHDHIEVTGVAEDLLDTPAMQRLRRIRQLGTVSLVYPSANHTRFEHSLGVYHLASETLDHLGVAGRTAERIRAAALLHDVGHPPFSHNVEELLYRHTGKYHDDVADLLADGRVGAVLREHDLDPDTVAGLVAGEGRYGQLVSGELDVDRMDYLVRDAHHTGVPYGTIDHGRLVRELTFVDGELVLAEGNVQTAESLLLARALMNPTVYRHHVARIGKAMLRRATERLIREAGYDAETVRRWDDADLLATLRRTDATADFADRLSTRDLFKRAVWAELPDVPEDLLEADHERIRELEREVAAAADLDPDSVVVDVPPPPEIRESSSRVVVNGEIRRLDRQSPLVSALRVAGRNQWRLGVYAPAGAVDRVGRAAVRALGLDVDGAPITEVRGGLDTTLDEFG; from the coding sequence ATGGCGACGATCAAGGACAGCGTCCACGACCACATCGAGGTGACGGGCGTCGCCGAGGACTTGCTGGACACGCCGGCGATGCAACGGCTCCGCCGCATCCGCCAGCTCGGCACCGTCTCGCTGGTGTACCCGTCGGCCAACCACACCCGCTTCGAGCACAGCCTCGGCGTCTACCACCTCGCGAGCGAGACGCTCGATCATCTCGGCGTGGCCGGGCGGACGGCCGAACGTATCCGCGCCGCCGCCCTCCTACACGACGTGGGCCACCCCCCGTTCAGCCACAACGTCGAGGAACTCCTCTACCGGCACACGGGGAAGTATCACGACGACGTGGCCGACCTCCTCGCCGACGGACGTGTGGGGGCAGTCCTCCGGGAACACGACCTCGACCCCGACACCGTCGCGGGCCTCGTCGCCGGCGAGGGGCGCTACGGCCAACTCGTCTCCGGCGAACTCGACGTGGACCGGATGGACTACCTCGTCCGCGACGCCCACCACACCGGCGTCCCGTACGGCACTATCGACCACGGGCGACTGGTCCGAGAGCTGACGTTCGTCGACGGCGAACTCGTCCTCGCGGAGGGGAACGTTCAGACCGCGGAGAGCCTCCTGCTCGCGCGGGCGCTGATGAACCCGACCGTCTACCGGCATCACGTCGCACGCATCGGGAAGGCGATGCTCCGGCGAGCGACGGAGCGGCTGATCCGCGAGGCTGGATACGACGCCGAGACGGTGCGCCGGTGGGACGACGCCGACCTGCTAGCGACGCTCCGGCGTACCGACGCGACCGCCGACTTCGCCGACCGTCTGTCGACGCGTGACCTGTTCAAGCGGGCGGTGTGGGCGGAACTCCCCGACGTGCCCGAGGACTTGCTGGAGGCCGACCACGAGCGAATTCGCGAACTCGAACGCGAGGTGGCGGCGGCCGCCGACCTCGACCCCGATTCGGTCGTCGTCGACGTGCCGCCGCCGCCGGAGATCCGCGAGTCGTCGTCGCGGGTGGTCGTCAACGGCGAGATCAGACGTCTGGATCGGCAGTCGCCGCTCGTGAGCGCGCTCCGGGTCGCCGGCCGCAACCAGTGGCGCCTCGGCGTCTACGCCCCCGCTGGCGCCGTCGACCGCGTCGGCCGAGCGGCCGTCCGGGCACTCGGACTCGACGTGGACGGCGCGCCGATCACCGAGGTTCGCGGTGGCCTCGACACGACGCTCGACGAGTTCGGGTAA
- the sod gene encoding superoxide dismutase, whose product MSYELDPLPYDYDALEPHISEQVLTWHHDTHHQGYVNGWNSAEETLEANREGGDFGSSAGAIRNVTHNGCGHILHDLFWDCMSPEGGDEPSGDLAARIEEDFGSYEAWKGEFEAAAGAAGGWALLVYDSFSNQLRNVVVDKHDQGALWGSHPILALDVWEHSYYHDYGPARGDFVDNFFQVVDWEEPSARYEQAVELFE is encoded by the coding sequence ATGAGCTACGAACTTGATCCACTGCCGTACGACTACGACGCCCTCGAGCCGCACATCTCGGAGCAGGTACTGACCTGGCATCACGACACCCACCATCAGGGCTACGTGAACGGCTGGAACAGCGCCGAGGAGACGCTTGAAGCGAATCGTGAAGGCGGAGACTTCGGCTCCTCGGCCGGCGCGATTCGGAACGTCACCCACAACGGCTGTGGGCACATCCTCCACGACCTCTTCTGGGACTGCATGTCGCCGGAGGGTGGCGACGAGCCGAGCGGCGACCTCGCCGCCCGGATCGAGGAGGACTTCGGTTCCTACGAGGCCTGGAAGGGCGAGTTCGAGGCTGCTGCCGGCGCTGCCGGCGGCTGGGCGCTGCTGGTCTACGACAGCTTCTCGAACCAGCTCCGCAACGTCGTGGTCGACAAGCACGACCAGGGCGCGCTCTGGGGCTCCCACCCCATCCTCGCGCTCGACGTCTGGGAGCACTCCTACTACCACGACTACGGCCCGGCCCGCGGCGACTTCGTCGACAACTTCTTCCAGGTCGTCGACTGGGAGGAGCCGAGCGCCCGCTACGAGCAGGCCGTCGAACTCTTCGAGTAA
- a CDS encoding amidohydrolase family protein — protein MEVEGTVLRGRAFEPIEGRVVVEDGKIVAVEETTTDADAIVCPAFVNAHTHIGDSIAKEAGRDLSLDELVAPPDGLKHRLLRDASTAEKVAAMRRSLRFMERSGTAATVEFREGGVEGVEAIREALQGLDIEATVLGRETTAAMEAGDGFGASGARDADFTAERAATREAGKPFGIHAGERDAEDLTPALDLDPTFLVHVVHPEPAHLERIERGGVPVVVCPRSNLVTGVGVPPMAELLDRTTVALGTDNVMLNSPSMFREMEFAAKVGGVGAVDVLRMATVNGAELVGLNCGLIEPGRAAKLLVLDGDSDNLAGVRDPVRAVVRRAGVDDVDRVVL, from the coding sequence ATGGAGGTCGAAGGAACCGTTCTGCGGGGCCGGGCGTTCGAACCGATCGAGGGACGCGTCGTCGTCGAGGACGGCAAAATCGTCGCCGTCGAGGAGACGACCACGGACGCCGACGCCATCGTCTGCCCCGCCTTCGTCAACGCCCACACCCACATCGGCGACTCCATCGCCAAGGAGGCCGGCCGGGACCTCTCGCTCGACGAACTCGTCGCGCCGCCGGACGGCCTCAAACACCGCCTGCTTCGCGACGCCTCGACCGCGGAGAAAGTCGCAGCTATGCGGCGGTCGCTCCGATTCATGGAGCGGTCGGGCACCGCAGCGACCGTCGAGTTCCGCGAGGGTGGCGTCGAGGGCGTCGAAGCGATCCGTGAGGCACTGCAGGGGCTAGACATCGAGGCGACGGTCCTCGGCCGCGAGACGACGGCGGCGATGGAGGCGGGCGACGGCTTCGGCGCCAGCGGTGCCCGCGACGCCGACTTCACGGCCGAGCGCGCCGCGACCCGCGAGGCGGGCAAGCCGTTCGGCATCCACGCCGGCGAACGGGATGCCGAGGATCTCACCCCCGCGCTCGACCTCGATCCCACCTTCCTCGTCCACGTCGTCCACCCCGAACCCGCGCATCTGGAGCGGATCGAGCGCGGCGGGGTACCGGTCGTCGTCTGCCCGCGGTCGAACCTCGTCACCGGCGTCGGGGTGCCACCGATGGCCGAGCTGCTCGACCGGACCACGGTGGCACTGGGTACCGACAACGTCATGCTCAACAGCCCGTCGATGTTCCGCGAGATGGAGTTCGCGGCGAAAGTCGGTGGCGTCGGCGCCGTCGACGTACTGCGGATGGCGACGGTCAACGGCGCCGAACTCGTCGGCCTGAACTGCGGCCTGATCGAACCCGGCCGCGCGGCGAAACTCCTCGTCCTCGACGGCGACTCCGACAACCTCGCCGGCGTCCGTGATCCGGTTCGCGCGGTGGTCCGCCGGGCAGGCGTCGACGACGTGGACCGCGTCGTGCTGTGA
- the thyX gene encoding FAD-dependent thymidylate synthase produces MEVTLLEATPDPERVVCTAARNDYLSDFVGDISFEEAMDGIEGETIEEKKRTLIGHLLDHGHFGPFEHPQATFAIKGVSRSCMAQITRHRHVSFDIQSMRYVSFDDVDPAEVEEGAMVVTPPSAIDPDWVGRNQSSGAVDEETVAERERIFRETVRNSVESYQELLDLGMPPEDARFVLPIGTEVNIVMSMNARMLMHVADMRAAADSQWEIREMTESVLDLAAEWCPITFEHYEEHMKGRKNRLAP; encoded by the coding sequence ATGGAGGTCACACTGCTCGAAGCGACGCCCGATCCGGAGCGAGTCGTCTGCACGGCAGCGCGAAACGACTACCTCTCGGACTTCGTCGGCGACATCTCGTTCGAGGAGGCGATGGACGGTATCGAGGGGGAGACGATAGAGGAGAAGAAGCGAACGCTCATCGGACACCTGCTCGATCACGGGCACTTCGGCCCGTTCGAACACCCACAGGCTACCTTCGCGATCAAGGGCGTCAGCCGGTCGTGTATGGCCCAGATCACCCGCCACCGGCACGTCAGTTTCGACATCCAGAGCATGCGTTACGTCTCCTTCGACGACGTCGATCCGGCCGAGGTCGAGGAGGGGGCGATGGTGGTGACGCCACCCTCCGCGATCGACCCCGACTGGGTCGGCCGCAATCAGTCCAGCGGCGCCGTCGACGAGGAGACCGTCGCGGAACGCGAACGCATCTTCCGCGAGACGGTGCGCAACTCGGTGGAGTCGTATCAGGAACTCCTCGATCTGGGGATGCCCCCCGAGGACGCCCGGTTCGTCCTCCCCATCGGCACCGAGGTCAACATCGTCATGTCGATGAACGCCCGGATGCTGATGCACGTCGCGGACATGCGCGCCGCCGCCGACAGCCAGTGGGAAATTCGCGAGATGACCGAGTCCGTCCTCGACCTGGCCGCCGAGTGGTGTCCCATCACGTTCGAGCACTACGAGGAACACATGAAAGGGCGGAAGAACCGGCTGGCGCCGTAG